The Cellulomonas sp. S1-8 genomic sequence CGTCCGGGCGGCGCGCGAGGTCGGCGACCAGGTCGCGGTCGCCCGTGACGTGGATGACGTTCGCGATCCAGAACGGTGTGAAGTCCGCGTCACGGTCGTGCAGGAACTCCCGGACGTCGTCCTGGGCGCGGTCGGTGTCGGCGATCAGGGTGCGCCGCACGTACGCGCCCTTGGCCGCCTTGGTGTCGAGCTCGTCGGCAGCGGACAGGTCGGCGTCACCGGCGACGGTGACCCAGAACGTGGTGGGTCCGCCGTCCGCGAGCTGCGCGTCCAGCGCGTCGGCGACCTTGTCGGACGCCGCGGCGGCGGGCACGGCGGCGGCGGGCACGGCGGTGCGCGGCGTACCGGCGACCGCCGCGCCCGGCGTGAGTGCCGCGAGACCGAGCGCAGCGAGCACGGCCAGGGCGGCCGGTCGGCGTCGGCGCGACGGGTGTCGTGTCGGGGTCATGGGGGTCGTCTCCTCCGTCAGGGCCGGCGCCGCGGGCGGGCCCGCGAGCGCCGCAGGCGGACCTGCGGGCGGCGCGGGGGTGCGCGCGACCGAGCGCCACCCCGGAACTGACGGGGCGAGCGTTGTTGCTCGGAGGCGGCCGGCGATCGATGGTTCCCGGTCGGGACCCGAGCTGTTCAACGCTCGTTGAATACGACATTACGGACGCCTCGGATGAGAGTCAACGGGCGCCGGACGACCAGGAGGTGGCGGACGTGTGGTGATCCGGTGGTCGCCGTCGGCACGTTCGTCGCGGGCGCGACGTCCGCCGCGCTGACCGTCAGCCCTGCGCGGGGGTGGTCTCGTCGGTCCACCGGGTGAGGGCGACGACGAACCCGCGGACGAGGCGGTCGAAGCTCCGGTCGACGTCGGCGCTCCAGGCGAACGCGCCCGCGGTCTCGTAGGAGATGAACCCGTGCAGGGTCGAGCGGAAGGCGCGGATCGCGTCGACCGCGTCGTCGCCCTCGAGCTGGTAGGCGGTCAGGACGTCGGCGATCACGCGGATCGCCGCGAGCGAGACGGCCTCGTCCTCGACGTCGCCCGGGGCGGGCATCAGGTTGGACGCCTCGTACCGGGCCGGGTGCTGCAGCGCCCAGGACCGGTAGGCGTGCGACATCGCGGAGATGGCGTCGGCGCCCGAGCGTCCCACCGAGGCGCGGGCGAGCACCTCTCCCAGGTCGCGCTTCGCGCGGACGGCGATGTCGCGGCGCAGGCCGCCCAGCGAGTCGATGTGCTTGTACAGCGAGGGCTGCCGCACCCCCAGCCGGACCGCGAGGGCGGCCAGCGTGAGCTTGCCGAGACCGACCTCGTCGGCCAGCACGGCCGCTTCGCCCGCGACACGGTCGCGGTTCAGTCCTGCCCTAGGCACGGGCCACGACCGGGGCGCTCCGGACGGGTGAGCTCCCTTGCTCTCGAGTGTCCATGCGGCTAGGTAACACCCCCTTGAAGGCTAGCGTCAATAGCCTCGGGAGCGGCACGGTCCCGAGCAACCCCGCCGCACGGCCGTCCACGCCGCCCCCGCCGGCCGCGCCGACGGAAGGTCGGAGTGTGAGGAGCTGCTGCCGCATCCCGGCAACAGCTCCTCACACTCTCGCCGACCGTGCGTCGACCGGCGTCCGCGCCCGCTCAGCCGCAGGTGGCGCCCGTGTGCCCGGCCTCGTACGTCGAGCGGGCGAGCTGCCAGCCGACGACGGTGACGCCCGTGACGCTCACGTGCCCGGCGGCCAGGCTCGCCGCCGGTGCGGTCCACGTCCGGTCGAACGACGCCCCGGGCAGCAGGACCCGTGCCGCGGTCGACCGCCACGGGGTCGTCGCGACGACGAGGATCGGCACGCGCTCGGCGTTGCGCACGTGCACGGTGAGCTGCGGCCGCCCGGCGACGCACCGCGCCTCCGCCGACACGCCGAGGGCGACCGCGCGCGGCGTCCCGGGCGGCGCCGACGGGGTCACCGGGGCCGAGGGTGCGGAGGGCTCCGAGTCGCCCGCGGCGTTCGTCGCGACGACCGTGAAGGTGTACGCCCGTCCGTTCGTCAGGCCGGGGACGACGCACGACGTCCCGTCGGTCGTGCACGTCGCGCCGCCCGGTGACGCGGTGACGGTCGACCCGGTGACCGGGCTGCCGCCGTCCTCGGCGGGCGCCGTCCACGCCACCGTCGCGGTACCGGAGCCGGCGGTGGCCTGCACGGTCGTCGGTGCCGACGGGGCGGTCGCCGGGGGCGGGACCTCACCGGGCCACGTCACGAGGACCTCGGCGCCCGTGGCGGAGACCTCCGCCACGGTGATCGCGTTGATCGAGAACGCGTTGCCCCCCGCACCGCCGCGGATCCCGATGTTGCCGATGAGCCCGTCGGCGGGCTGCGTCCCGTCGAGCGTGATCTCGGTGACCAGGTCGTAGCTGCCCATGTTGACCATGCCGCTGTTGAAGTACGCGGGGATGTGCGTGGCGACCTGGCCGGCGGAGTACTGGTGGGTGTTGATCGCCGCGCCGTCGGCGCTGGTGTAGCCGCCGTTGGTGTTGTCCCGCAGCCAGCGGACGCGGATCGCCGTCGTCCCCTTGGCGGTGTAGTTCACCGTCACGCGGTACGTCGCGCCGGGCTCGGGTCGCAGCACGACCTCGCCGTCGTCGGTCGTCGACCACGGCCACACGGACGCGTCGTCGCCGA encodes the following:
- a CDS encoding TetR-like C-terminal domain-containing protein, yielding MLADEVGLGKLTLAALAVRLGVRQPSLYKHIDSLGGLRRDIAVRAKRDLGEVLARASVGRSGADAISAMSHAYRSWALQHPARYEASNLMPAPGDVEDEAVSLAAIRVIADVLTAYQLEGDDAVDAIRAFRSTLHGFISYETAGAFAWSADVDRSFDRLVRGFVVALTRWTDETTPAQG